Genomic DNA from Sardina pilchardus chromosome 4, fSarPil1.1, whole genome shotgun sequence:
GCTAAACAAGAGACAGTTGTTGAGGAAGAACCAGCTCTACTGGTCCCTGTTGTACAGGACAAGCCTGCTGAGCAGGAACTTTTAGAACAGGACAAGCCTGCAGAGCAGGAACCTTTACAACAGGATAAGCCTGCTGAGCAGGAACCTTTAGAACAGGAGCAGGAACCTTTGGTAGAACAGGTGCAGGAAGAGGTCCAGGAGGAGGCCCAGCCCGAGGAAGATGTTTTGGATGAAAATGTTAATGACCTGAAAGAAAGTCTGAGTGCAAATCTTCTCCCGGAGGAAGAACCTGCAGTGGAAGAAGTGTATATCCCAAGCGATGAGCCAGTGATGAGGGCAGAACTTCCAGTGGAGGAAGAGACAGTTGTGCAGGAGGTGCACCCAGATCAAGTGAGGCCTAGATGGGTAGAGGAGCCAATCATGGAGCTGATAGCCGAAGAGGAGGACGGGGACATGTATGGCAGGTTAACTGAAGAGGAAGGTGAGATGGCTGAAGTACCTGAGATGGTGCTGGAACCCCTGCCAGAGGAGGAGCCAGTAGAAGATGGAgccgagacagagacagatttaCGGGACCCAAGGCTTAGACTGGTGGAAGAGCCGACAGTAGAGCTGGAGCCCCTGTTTGGAGAGGAACTCACTTCCGATGATGAGCCAGGATCTGAGGCTGTgcctggagaggaggaggaactcTTGGAGGAAGAGGGGCCAGTCATGCCAGGTGAAATGGTGGTTGAGCTGGAGGAGACACCAGGTCAGGAGCCCAGCATGGAGATGGACCCAGAGGGGGAGCCCGTTCCTTGGGCACGGTCTGGCTTGGCAGAGGGGCCTTTGATGGACGGCATGACTCTGAAACAGGCAATGATGGAGGAGGAGCCTGACATGTGGGTGGGGCCCGATGTGATGAGGGAGAGGCACATCCAGGACACAGAGGAAGAGCCAGAGATGTGGGCGCGGACAGATGAAGATGCTGCAGCAGTGGTTAGAGGGATGGACATGGACAATGAGATTTTTGTGGGAATGGAGAGCAGTGACTATGAACAGGCAAGGCCTTATGCAGAAGACGTAGTACCTATGGATGGAGAGTTTTCTAATGCAGGTGAGATGGGATGTGAGAAAGGCTGCCATCTAATATTGAGACATaattaaaataaacacaaattcaTTCTTTATCAGTATTTTGAAGAATAATGAGTACAGTAGCACCAAACCGGATTCAGCAGATACATATGTCCTCTGCCAGGCCAATGTATTTCTAttgatgtgtatgcatgttcttTTAGTGGACACCCAGAGGGGCTCATGCAGTGGAGCGATCATTGATGGTCGATGCTACCAGTTCTACCCAGAACGCAAGGAGGCAGCAGATGCTGAGGTAAGGCATTCAGCACCTTACAGACAAATGATTAATGggtgaaagcaagagagagagagagagagagagagagggtgtgacagaggaagagaaaagggaaaaagaagaaagatagACATCCTCCAACCTAGTAATGGCCTTTTTTTTCACAGCTCTTCTGCCAGAGCAACTTCCCCAACGGCCACTTGGCGTCCATCACCACCCCTTACATCCACGACCAGATGATGAACCTCATGGCACAGAGCGGTGGCTTCACACGCACCTGGGTCGGAGGGCTCAAATACCTGAAGGTGAGTCTCTGGGTGCTGGGGTCCACAAGAACGTCCATTGACCTGCATGTACTGAAGCTTTAGTGGCGAAACTCAAAGGTCACTTAACCTGGACCACCCCTTTGTTTCAGACTGGCCGCTTTATCTGGCTGGACGGTGCACACTGGGAGTACAATGACTGGCTCCCTGGGGAGCCCAACGACACCGTTGGAGTAGAGGACTGCGTAGAATTACTCAGTGAGTTTTACACAGATGTTGTTGCCattacattcactttacatgATTCATATAATTCTTTCTCtgaatttagtttttttcacagtaaatcattatataaataataattgaaataataataacagaaaTGATCTCACACAGAAGAAGTAAACTTTAGAAGAACAATCAAGGTGGATCAAGCCCACAGTGACTAATAATCTCACATTGACTTGTGTCATATGTATCACTAATACAATCCTTTGTGTTTACAGGTAATGGGAAGTTTAATGACATGCCTTGCTGGGACCTACGGGCATACATTTGCTCATATCCTCTGTGATGAGTCAGCAAGACCTCTGTGATGGGTGGGATCCTCCATCTTCAGCACAAGTCAGACCTGACTCTCTCCACTACCATGGCATTCCAATTGGTAATAAGTGAATGATAGAAGTCATGAACCTGGCCAAGTTTTCAATGCTCTGCATGCACCAGACAAGATTGGTGCTCCAATGTAAAGGCCTACGCACTGTTGATATATTGTTGTATTTTGTATTCATCAAGCCATTTGTTGTTTATTGGTTGTTCTTTTCTGATGTAAatattttgttaataaataCAATTCCGCAAAAAACGTTCACTTGATGTTGACTTGATTTGTAACAATTATTGATCCTAGTGCAcgaaatgctcacacacatcttTTTCATAAAGTCACTCTATAGACATGGcaacatatatatttttgtccTCTCCCAAGTGATACTCTGATGCACTCTCTCATGTCTCCTCTGATTCTGATGGTAAAATATTTGGCTATCTGATCTCATGTCAGAGTAAATGGCATCATTCAGCACCATAAATGCCGATAGATCTTTATCCAAGAACAGCACTCAGGCTCTAGCCTGGCGGGACAAATCTACCAATGGGCTGCAATTACACCAGGGTGCTAAAGTCGTCTGCCCACAGTGGAATTTCTATAATTCTCCGTCCCTTAGTATGATCCACAGGATCAGGCCAAAGACAGTCTGTCTGCAGGGGTCGAGCAGAAGGCTGAGAGCATTAACTGTGTAGCCCATGGTCCCCCTATGGCATCTGGGTTGGTTTGGGCCTGACATTTACCTTGTTTACACAATGGATGTCTGATTTTCTATGGTTCCGTTTTGGAAGATAtgacatctatgtgtgtgtgtgtgtgtgtgtgtgtgtgtgtgtgtgtgtgtgtgtgtgtgtgtgtgtgtgtgtgtgtgtgtgtgtgtgtgtgtgtgtgtgtttaaaagatgTTGAGCACAGAGATGATGGGCTTTAGGAGTAATTACTGAGCTGTCAATGCCACTGTGCCCCATGAATCCCCACATTCTGCACAACTATCAGCATTAGTACAGCATAACCCCCCTtacctaacacaaacacacgcaatctctctctctctctctctctctctcaaacgcacgcgcgcgcacacacacacacacacacacacacacacacacacacaaacacacacacacactcacatactgatAAACACATCAGTGCCATGCATGAGTCAATtttccattttattttaataactgtTCATTGGCCGGAGATTTGGATTTACAGCCCCCAAGTGACAATGGGTCTGGCCTCTGATCTTTATATCTCATCTCAAATTAAcacatgactctctctctctctctctctctttctctctctctctctctctctctctctctctctctctctctctctttctgtgagtttgtgtgcatgtgcgtgtgtgtgtgtgtgtgtgtgtgtgtgtgtgagagagagagagagagagtcatgagTTAATTTAATACAAAAGCAAACTCAAGTAAAAGTAACAAAGTACAGACTCTGAAATATACTTAAAGTATAAAAATGAAAAGTAAGTTATCCTAGCCTTTATGAAGGACTATTTTGTTTTCAGCTGTTTTTGGAAAGAAAATGACTATAAGTAAAACTCAAGTAAAATGTCAAAGTACAGACTCTGAAATATACTTAAAGTATAAAAGTGAAACATGTTCTGGCTGTTTTGAAGGACTATTTTGTGTCCAGTTGTTTCTGTCAAACTGTAACCTAGGATAGGTAAACACGCTGCAGAATAGGCCTAGGAAATTGTCAGATCATTTTCCCACATTTTTTTTAAGGAGGAAAATTGTTACTTCCCATCTCTGGTTACCGGCCTTTCACAAAATttgtaaacaaatctgtgaaGATGCTGACATTGTTTTAGTGGGGCCATAATTCAGATGTAGAGGCTGCACACGTGATTTGTCACGTTTTCCTCTGAATGAGGAAGGTTTGATAGTGCACCTTCTTGATAAACAAGGTTCAGTGCCAGACAGGTGATGTTGTAAACTAACCAATTAGTGGACTCTGTACAAGGAAATGATTGTGTTTTTGAATCGAGGGCCAAATGTTTTGGTAAGGTACAAGGTCAGGTTTGCCTGCAAAGTATCAGGCATCAAAACTCAATTCCATAAAGCTGCTAATTAACTAATGTTTTTTAATAGTTCATGGACGTTTTGAACTATTAAAAAACTATTTGAACTATTTACAGATGCTTTCTGCCACACAGACGTGCTTTTGCTTATGTTTATTATATCTTAACCCCAGAATGAAcctgatcactcacacacacacacacacacacacacacacacacacacacacacacacacacacacacacacacacagacacacacacacacacacacacacacacacacacacacacacacacacacacacacacacacacacacacacacacgcacacacacacattttaagtcAAGTTTGTGCACATGCCCAATGATAACTTTGCACTGAAACCACATACTTGTGATATTTTTAGCAAGTGGCTGATATTTCAGCAGCTTGGAGTTAAAACATAAAACAAGTGTACAGATCAAAACAACCTCCTATTTCAACAATAGTCACATTCTTAGAATTGTAATCTATAATggtaatatctctctctctcacacacacacacacacacacacacacacacacacacacacacacacatacacacacacacaaacacacacacacacacacacacacacacacacacacacacacacacacacacacacacacatgcgcgcacacgcacacacacacacacacacacattcaaatacaaGTAATCACCAGAGCCCTGTTGGCCTCTCCTCCCCCCAGAGGTATAATGTTGATGTCTAGAAAGCTCTAGGGTACTGTAACCCAGGACGGTGGTGTCATGTCAGGTCAGGTTTCAGTGCAGGTGTTGGGGTGGGCCTCTGGGGCAGGGGTTGCCATTTGGGGTCACAGTGGGACTGAAAGGTGAGGGGGTGAGCAGCAAGTCAACCAGAGAGGCAAGACCAAATGTAGGGCAGAGTGAGAAGCTGATACTTTTATGGTGTTGTGGCTGATATGTTTATAGCCAAGGGTTTCACTGTGCCAATAGGTGTGTCATTTGCAGTGAggttatgtgtgcttgtgtttaatttcattttatgtGCTAGCTGCGGACAGTGATGGAAAATGAACTGCATGTGCAAATTCAAGGCAACACACATTGCATTCAGATTTTTATGTTTTTCCAACGATTAGCAATGTGATTACCCCAATTACAATGACGTTGTTGTCTTTACTAATATCATCTAGTTCTGATTAGGGACAGCACTTTAGCCATGTGATTACTCCAACTATAAAATAATGTTGTTGTCCTTACTAATATCATTTAGTTATGTTAATGAACAGCACTTTACATTGCTCGTTCTACCAATGAATATGTTGCTCAGTCAAAAGCCTCGTTCAGAGCACTATGTATTTTATCAAGAATACATTGTAATCTCTTTCCACTATACTGGAAAGTCACTTATTTTCCTTTGGCATACCTCATTTCCAAATTCACATATTAAAATAGATCCATAACACAATGTTGTACATTAATGTGATTACCCCAATTACAATAATGTTGTTGTCTTTACTAATATTATTTAGTTCTGCTAATGAACAGCACTTTAAATTCCTAATTTTACCAATGAATATGTGTTTGCTCAGTCAATAGCCTCATTCACAGCACTATGAAATGTTAATCAAGAATACattgtttcctctttccactaTACTGGAAACTCACATATTATGTTCCTTTGGCATAGGCTACATCATTTTCAAATGCACATATTCAAATAAATCAATGTAGAGcctaataatgtaataaatccccGATAATGTAACAAAAAATCACTTGAatccattgaaaatgtaatacaccctgataatgtaataacttcctgataatgtaataaagtacatttcccaataatgtaatacactttttaccaataatgtaataacgtaTTGCATTAACGggaggttattacattatcaggttagccttcattttgcaggtcctgataatgtaataattcCCCAATATTGTAATAATTTAACAGCAAACCACCCATTTCTCTGATTCAAGTGGTGATACTGTGTAAGCAACGCAAGCTCAAGAGCTTTAGCGCCATCAACAGGTCTGAGTTGGACATGCATAAATGTTCATTACCTTTTGACCTGTTCATccatttttaacaaaaaatgtatccctggaacccttgggccaagGAGGGTTCAACACATATGTAATGTCTTTttcagccatattggattttctgCCATCTTTGATTTGATCCAAAACCTTTAAAAGGTTTCTCTTGTCACAATTTTTTGTAATCTTCTCGAaacatcttcagaccatgacgcACAAATGCATTCTCTTGAAATTCAAGGGCGTTTTGCCGTGACAGCCAATGAAATGTAACGTAGAGAtcacgaaacaggaagtaagCCAATTTCTCAGTAACCCTTTAACATGTttaaccaaacttggtacaagCACTCATGACATCATCCTGGGGACACCCAacacatttggtgacctttgactttTGGGGTTACCTCTGATTACTAAGATCTGTGTAAGCAACCAACAGATTTCCTTTTCTTTACTTTTACCCTGGCCAAATGCTATGCAGATATTTAATTATGTTATTGTGAATGCTTAATTTTTATTAAGTTGTTTCATCATCATTATACTATGACATGTCTAGAACTcggttcaattcaattcaggtATAATTAATGTTGTGGGCAACTATGCTGCACTGATACTACCctacttcttgaatttccccttggggatcaataaagtatctatctatctatctatacataaATTAATTAGATTTATCAGCACGAAAGCAGTAATATAATATGAATAATCATAAATATATTATTACATAACAAATAGTGCATTACCTACACAGCTTTTCTGACTACATAGCGCCATGCTGGTACCACAGGCGAATCAATAGCTGTCCAGTGTGCAACACGTCCCTTGTTTtagtatacatttattttatttcatagtCTATTTACTAAAACATGGAGGGAAATGCTGCTTTGATTAGTGAAGTCACATGTGGTGATACTGTGGTATTATAATATTGATATTAAtattcaactagaaaagcactcctcCGCCAAACGAAAACACAATCGCCTCCTGGACCCAGACAGTAatctggatcactcccaaaatgtagtGGCTTCTaatttgggtcatttcagaaatgtcatcgaaatccatccataacttttttgagttatcttgctaacaaacaaacagacaaacaaacccagacgaAAACATAgcttccttggcggaggtaataataatcataatacatTATTTTCTATCAGTTTATGGATTATACACCAGTTCAGTACAGTGGGTTCAGTAAGTATttgcacccatgctaaagttgactaaaaagtggaatataaaatcatcttttgagaattgattgtaatgccttaattaaaaaaatttgtaaaaatcaaaccgctaaggacactaattttctttgtgattgaagaatgtatcgtaaatagataagtGTTCTTCCTTAGATACAGGGGGCATACGTATTTGACCTCTATGTTAACTTCCCATAGGAGCaagaggattttttatatgtttttatttttaaaggccagctatttcatggatccaggatattatgcatcctgataaagttcccttggcctttggaattaaaatagccccacatcatcacatacccttcaccatagctagatattggcatggtgctttttccagtcagcctattagcctgtttgatttgcattgagctcaatgagcatcaaacaggctaatagactaactggaaaaaacattaactattttaaaaaaagtggcACTATGCAGTTAAACCTCTTCAAAATCATATTAATgtgaatgaaaaataaacagaaaGATCACAGAAATGTTTTCAATGAAGATAAATGTCACAGTAGACAATGTCACAGTCTTCTGGAACTCAGGACATGGCCCTAACAGCCCCAATTCACAGTGGCTGAACATAAAAAAGTGTTGGGAGTAAATATTACCATTGTAACCAACATACAAGAACTATAAATGAATGTCAAATAACAAGAACCAATAAAATGTATTGCACCTTACCCTTAGGACGGGAGGTTTCTACATGCACAGTCCTCAAGGACATAAAGCACCCCCACAGCCACTCTCTTTATGGCCCCATCATCTGGATCAGTCTCCTATAATAGAGATGACAAATCATTCAAAGAtgattttcaaaaacacaccacacacatcatcttcatCTTGTAATTGTAATGGGGTAGCGATGGCCTACTTGGCGTTTGGGCATATAACCGAAAGGGTTGCAGGTGGTTGGGGTCATGGCTGAagcgcccttgagcaaggcacctaacccctcactgctccccgagtgccgctatagaaaggcagctcactgctccaggttagtGGTTCACCTCACCGTGTGCTCAGTGTattcactaattcatggatgggatgaATGCAGAGACCAAAGTCCTTGTATAtgcaagtatacttggccaatAAACCTGATTTACATTTTTGAATTTTCTTTAGCTGAGGCAATCTTCTTCCATCgcatctttgtttttgttttttctccatgtacactatattgccaaaagtattacgtcacttgccttgactcgcatatgaacttaagtgacatcccattcttaatccatagggtttaatgtgacattggtccaccctttccagctataacagcttcaactctcctgggaaggctttccacaagattTAGGAGAGTGTTtgtgggattttttgaccattcttccagaagcatatttgtcaggtcacacactgatgttggacgaggagacttgctctcagtctccgctgtCATTcaccccaaaggtgttctattgggttgaggtcaggactctgtgtaagccagtcaagttcatccacactaaATTCTGTCATCCATGTTTTGTGGAccttgctacagtatgtggtgcaCAGTATGTTGGAACAGGAGTGGCCATCCCTAAACTgtttccacaaagttgggagcatggaactgtccaaaatctcttggttaatgctgaagaattcagagttccttttacTGTGCCACAGGCTCCTATTTTAcctattatgtactgtatgtgtatgtgttttaaatgtgttctttttctgtctttcttgccACTATTGCTGTCACTATtgctgtatagtgtgtgttctgtgctgttgCCTGTTGTAAAATGTGATAAGTATGCTATATTGTGTGTTTCTCACATGGAAAAACCATAAAAACTTTGATTACAGAGTTCCTTTTACTGGAtgtaaggggccaagcccaatTTGGGGATGATCCATGTTGAAACCCCGGATGTCAGGCAACGTGCACATGCACTTCTCTTATACATTTTCTATGTTCAGTTTATTCTCAAAAACATGCTAACACATCATTGATGTGCAAAACATTGGTCTAACATGGTTTTCTGCATACattcataataataaaattGTTCCTATCTGAAATATTACAAATATCAACTCTATTG
This window encodes:
- the si:ch211-160b11.4 gene encoding cell surface glycoprotein 1 encodes the protein MKTFVLLLTVTVAFGVPVPEWAPVDVPSEEAGPRLADILPVQGHVVQEDVQPDAGLEKVERPAELPPIVQEEPAPAKQETVVEEEPALLVPVVQDKPAEQELLEQDKPAEQEPLQQDKPAEQEPLEQEQEPLVEQVQEEVQEEAQPEEDVLDENVNDLKESLSANLLPEEEPAVEEVYIPSDEPVMRAELPVEEETVVQEVHPDQVRPRWVEEPIMELIAEEEDGDMYGRLTEEEGEMAEVPEMVLEPLPEEEPVEDGAETETDLRDPRLRLVEEPTVELEPLFGEELTSDDEPGSEAVPGEEEELLEEEGPVMPGEMVVELEETPGQEPSMEMDPEGEPVPWARSGLAEGPLMDGMTLKQAMMEEEPDMWVGPDVMRERHIQDTEEEPEMWARTDEDAAAVVRGMDMDNEIFVGMESSDYEQARPYAEDVVPMDGEFSNAVDTQRGSCSGAIIDGRCYQFYPERKEAADAELFCQSNFPNGHLASITTPYIHDQMMNLMAQSGGFTRTWVGGLKYLKTGRFIWLDGAHWEYNDWLPGEPNDTVGVEDCVELLSNGKFNDMPCWDLRAYICSYPL